A stretch of DNA from Mucilaginibacter daejeonensis:
GCCTGCGCAAATAATTGTAATACCGGTAGCCTATGGCATAGGCCAGCACCTCGCACACCAGGTGCACTGGGATAACGGTATGGCCTAAATGGATATTGACAGGGAACTGCACTGGTTAAAATTAATATGGATCAAATAAGTGCGTTGAGTGACCGTTTATTTTTTACCAGCCTCTTCGTCCTTCTTTTTTAACCTGCCGCTTTCGGTCAGCGCCTTGTGCAGTAACCACTCGATCTGCCCGTTCACACTCCTGAAATCATCGGCCGCCCATTTCTCTATCGCCTTTAGCGTTTCAGCATTTACCCGCAACGCGAACGACCTTTTATCAGCCATGCTTTCTTTCTCCTCTTACCAAACTATTGATATAACGTGCCAGTGTTCACTACCGGCTGTGTTTCGCGGTCGCCGCAAAGTACTACCATCAGGTTGCTTACCATGGTGGCCTTTTTATCATCGTCAAACTGAATGATCTCTTTTTCTGATAATAACTTCAAAGCACTATCTACCATACCTACGGCACCTTCCACGATCTTGTGGCGGGCAGCCACCACGGCCGATGCCTGCTGACGGCGCAACATCGAATGCGCTATCTCGGGCGCGTAGGCCAGGTGACCGATACGGGCCTCGATCACATCGATACCTGCCATGTGCAGTCGCTCAGCTATCTCCTTTTCAAGGGCATTGTTCACATCCTCAAAATTAGTACTCAGGGTGATGTGGGCCTGCTCATCCTCAAAGTGATCGTAGGGGAAACTGCCGGCCAATTTACGCACGGCTGAATCGGTTTGTATGCGCACGAATTGGATATAATCATTAACGGCGAACGAGGCCTTGTAAGTGTCCTGTACCTTCCAAACCAGGATCACGCTGATGAGTACCGGGTTACCCATCTTATCGTTCACTTTGATCAGCTCGCTCTCGAAGTTGCGGGCCTTTAACGATACACCTATGCGCCAGTAAAACGGATTGACCCAGAACAGGCCGCTTTGATCCACACTGCCCACATACTTACCGAACAGCAGCAACACCTTCGAATCATTTGGCCCAACAATGATCAGTCCTTTAAGTAAGATCACACCCACGATCACTCCAGCCACTGCGCATAAAGGGATGTTGATGGCCAGTACCAACCCTACAACAACAGCTACCAAGGCCAGGACCACCGCTACATAACCATTAAGCGGTTTCAATATACGTTCAGTTTCCATGTCTATTCAATTTGATATTAAAATGATATCACAATTGTCGTACATGTTTTGTTCAAATGCAAGAGGAGGCCATTAATTATTTTTGATGTTGCCTTACCTCATTCACTCGCCTTCAGGTCAAACTTTTTTGGACTTATGATCATTCAGTATATATGAAGGGAAACGTGTTGTAAGTTATGTCGGCCATATTTTTTTCAATAAGCGAGCAGCTGCCGCTAATGATCATTCCAGATACTTTGTTCCATAGCAATGGCCACGAGGTTATCACTTACACATACAGTGTGTTTAAAGACATTACCAATGGCGATGCTAATGCCGAAGTGACCAAGAGCAGTGAGCTGCATTTGCAAAAACATGACGACCCTAATTATATGGGCTATATAACCTTTGAAGACCCGGGAAGGCTATTCTCCTATACGGCCGACGGGGCCATCAGATTGGAATTGGCCCAGGTAGAAGAGATCATTGAACACATTAGTCATTACCGCGACAACCCTAACATGTGGCGGCATCTACATCATTAATACACAGATGAATTATGGAATTTAAAATAGGCGACGCCGTAAGCACGCCAAATGGCAACGGCTACATTAACGATATTATTGGCGACCAGGTGATCGTTGACCTGACCGATGGCGACGACCGCCGCGAGATGTTCAGCAAAACTGAGATCACGCTGCTGGCCGAATAGCCCGTGTGTCAAATGCTGCACTTATAAAATAATCGCTAAAGGTCCTTTCTTTTTAGTCTACGAATCTTGTGCTTGAACAGCAACAAAAAAGGGAACTGCATCCTTGGCAATTCCCTTATATAATTTAACTCGCTATGTAGTTACCTGGCGTCTTACTCGTTCAGGAATACGAACTGGTTGTCGAACATATCCAGCTTGATCTTGCTGTCCTTATCTACCTTACCAGCCAATATTTGCTTACTCAGCTCGTTCAGGATCTTTTTCTGGATCACCCGTTTAAGCGGACGTGCACCATATTGCGGGTCGTAACCCAGTTGGGCCAGCCAATCAAGTGCTTCGTCAGAGGCCTCCATGTGGATGCCCATTTCCTGCAGCGTGGCCTGCAAACCTTTGAATTGCAGCTTCACGATATCGGCTATCTCATCGCGACCCAGTGGAGTGAACATGATCACCTCATCTATACGGTTCAAGAACTCCGGACGAATGGTCTTTTGCAACAATTCGAACAGTTGGTTCTTGGTACGTGCCATCACTTCTTCCTTATCACTGTCCTCAAAATTCTGGAAGTTCTCCTGAATGATGTGCGAACCAATATTGGATGTCATGATCACAATGGTATTCTTGAAGTTGACCACGCGACCTTTGTTGTCGGTCAAACGGCCATCGTCCAGCACCTGTAGCAATATGTTGAACACATCAGGGTGTGCCTTCTCGATCTCGTCGAGCAGGATCACGCTGTATGGTTTGCGGCGCACGGCCTCGGTCAGTTGTCCGCCTTCATCATAGCCTACGTAGCCCGGAGGCGCACCGATCAAACGGCTTACCGCATGGCGTTCCTGGTACTCCGACATATCGATACGTACCATGCTTTGCTCATCATTGAACAGGAACTCGGCCAATGCTTTAGCCAACTCCGTTTTACCTACACCCGTAGTACCTAAAAAGATGAATGAACCTATAGGGCGGCGTTTATCCTGCAAACCGGCACGACTGCGGCGTATGGCATCGCTGATCGCCTCAATGGCCTCTTCCTGCCCTGCCACGCGTTTGTGCAGTTCCTCTTCCAGGTGCAACAGCTTTTCGCGCTCACTTTGGATCATTTTAGATACCGGGATACCGGTCCAGCGGGATACCACACCGGCGATATCATCGGCGGTCACCTCTTCTTTGAGCATGCGGTGATCTTCCTGGTTCTCGCGTAGGGCTGCTTTTAGTTTCTCTACCTCTGCCTCGGTCTCACGGATGCGGCCGTAACGCAGTTCGGCTACTTTACCATAATCACCGGCTCTTTCAGCTTGTTCGGCTTCCAGTTTGTATGCTTCTATAGCTTCGATCTTACTGTTGATACCATCCACCAGATCCTTTTCGCCCTGCCATTTAGCACGCAGTGAATCCCGTTCGGTAGACAGGTTGGCGATCTCCTCGCTCAGTTCTTTCACCTTGCGATCATCGTTCTCGCGCTTGATGGCCTCGCGCTCGATCTCGAGCTGCATGATACGTCGCTCCAATTCATCAACCGCTTCGGGTACCGAATTCATTTCTAAACGCAGCTTACTGGCTGCTTCATCCATCAGGTCGATAGCCTTATCAGGCAAAAAACGGTCGGCGATATACCTTTGCGACATCTCTACTGAAGCAATGATGGCCTCATCCTTGATGCGCACCTTATGGTGTGTTTCATAACGCTCCTTCAAGCCACGCAGGATCGATATGGCATCGGCAGCATCAGGCTCTTCCACCATCACGCGTTGGAAACGACGCTCGAGGGCTTTATCTTTCTCGATGTATTTTTGATACTCGTTCAGTGTGGTAGCGCCTATGGCTCTCAGCTCGCCACGGGCCAGGGCAGGTTTCAGGATGTTGGCAGCATCCATCGCACCCTCGCCACCACCAGCTCCCACCAGTGTATGGATCTCATCAATGAACAGGATGATCTCGCCATCACTCTTGATCACCTCATTCACTACCGCCTTCAAGCGTTCCTCAAATTCGCCTTTATATTTGGCACCGGCTACTAGTGCACCCATATCCAGTGAGAAAACGGTCTTGCTCTTGAGGTTATCGGGCGCATCACCTTTGATGATCCTAAAGGCGATACCTTCGGCTATAGCTGTTTTACCTACACCAGGCTCACCCACCAATACAGGGTTGTTCTTGGTGCGGCGGCTCAGGATCTGGATCACTCGGCGGATTTCTTCATCACGACCGATCACGGGATCCAGCTTACCTGATTCAGCATACTCGTTCAGGTTACGCGCATATTTGTTTAAGGCGTTATAAGTGGCCTCGGCATTTTGGCCGGTCACCTTGCTATCGCCACGCAAACTAACGATGGCCGTTTTAAGGTCCTTTTCGTTCACGCCATAGTCCTTAAGAGCGGCGCTCACTTTATCGTTCACAGATAAGATACCCATCAGGATATGCTCTACCGAAACGAACTCATCTTTAAATTCTTTTAAATAGCTCTGCGCTTTTTGCAAAGCAGCGTTGGCATTGGCCGAAAGATAGATATTGCTTCCGCTTACTTTAGGGAAGGCTTGGATCTGGTTGTCGAGTGTTTCGTTCAACCTGCTAATGTTCACGTTCAGTTTTTTGAGCAGGTAGCTTACCACGTTCTCATCGACCATTAATAAGCCTTTGAGCAAGTGCGCGGTCTCAATGGCCTGCTGCTGATTGCCGGTGGCTATCTCGGATGCCTTCTGCACGGCCTCCTGTGCTTTTATGGTAAAGTTGTTAAAATTCATGGTACTTAGTGTTAGTCAAACTATTTGCCATTCAACAATTAGTGAAAAAAAGTCAGCTATTTCCAATTTTCAGCGACAATTTGTCTAATTGGTCAATATTCCGGGCGGCCGTTTTGTTTGTCTATAGATATATCGCACGGTCATGCTATCTGCTTTGCTCTAGCATCCACCTGATCGTTAATCGAAAAGACAGCCATAATTAACTCAGGAGTTATTAATACAACATTCGGAGAAAATCGGACTCAACACACCTTTATTTTAGTAGATAACTTTTAGTTTTATAGGTATCCAATAAGTGTTTTGAAAACCTATTATTTCAAAAGTATACCTAAAGCGTACCGGGCCAGCTATCAGCGCCTATACATGCAACAGAACCTTGACACCGTACAAGTTGCGTGCATGATCTTTTTTGGGCTAAACCTGTGTATCAGAGCTTTCTTAAGTCTGTTACCAGTTAGCGTCACCCACATCCACAATTTCCCTGAGTTCAACCTGGCTAATTGGGCCTGTTTGTTACTCACTCCATTATTCTATGTAGCAGGCCATCAACTGGCCAGGCAGTATAGCTGGCGTAAAAATGCGATATCGTATGCCCTGTTCTACGTGATCATCTTTTGTATTTACCTGTCGTTATGCGGCATGTTCTTCAACTTTGTGGCCACGTCCGACCCAAGCTCAAGCATCATCATTTACCTGATCGCGCTGATTGCCGTAGCTGGCGTTTACACCTTTGAGTACCAGGAAAGCCTTTTACTTACCATCGTCAACTGGCTATTCTTCAGCTTACTGCTACTGTATGTACATGCCGACCCCACTCAGATCATTTATAATGAATTGCTGCTGCTTTGCCTTTTACTCATCTTTTTCTTTATATC
This window harbors:
- a CDS encoding Arc family DNA binding domain-containing protein, whose translation is MADKRSFALRVNAETLKAIEKWAADDFRSVNGQIEWLLHKALTESGRLKKKDEEAGKK
- a CDS encoding SPFH domain-containing protein, encoding METERILKPLNGYVAVVLALVAVVVGLVLAINIPLCAVAGVIVGVILLKGLIIVGPNDSKVLLLFGKYVGSVDQSGLFWVNPFYWRIGVSLKARNFESELIKVNDKMGNPVLISVILVWKVQDTYKASFAVNDYIQFVRIQTDSAVRKLAGSFPYDHFEDEQAHITLSTNFEDVNNALEKEIAERLHMAGIDVIEARIGHLAYAPEIAHSMLRRQQASAVVAARHKIVEGAVGMVDSALKLLSEKEIIQFDDDKKATMVSNLMVVLCGDRETQPVVNTGTLYQ
- the clpB gene encoding ATP-dependent chaperone ClpB, which translates into the protein MNFNNFTIKAQEAVQKASEIATGNQQQAIETAHLLKGLLMVDENVVSYLLKKLNVNISRLNETLDNQIQAFPKVSGSNIYLSANANAALQKAQSYLKEFKDEFVSVEHILMGILSVNDKVSAALKDYGVNEKDLKTAIVSLRGDSKVTGQNAEATYNALNKYARNLNEYAESGKLDPVIGRDEEIRRVIQILSRRTKNNPVLVGEPGVGKTAIAEGIAFRIIKGDAPDNLKSKTVFSLDMGALVAGAKYKGEFEERLKAVVNEVIKSDGEIILFIDEIHTLVGAGGGEGAMDAANILKPALARGELRAIGATTLNEYQKYIEKDKALERRFQRVMVEEPDAADAISILRGLKERYETHHKVRIKDEAIIASVEMSQRYIADRFLPDKAIDLMDEAASKLRLEMNSVPEAVDELERRIMQLEIEREAIKRENDDRKVKELSEEIANLSTERDSLRAKWQGEKDLVDGINSKIEAIEAYKLEAEQAERAGDYGKVAELRYGRIRETEAEVEKLKAALRENQEDHRMLKEEVTADDIAGVVSRWTGIPVSKMIQSEREKLLHLEEELHKRVAGQEEAIEAISDAIRRSRAGLQDKRRPIGSFIFLGTTGVGKTELAKALAEFLFNDEQSMVRIDMSEYQERHAVSRLIGAPPGYVGYDEGGQLTEAVRRKPYSVILLDEIEKAHPDVFNILLQVLDDGRLTDNKGRVVNFKNTIVIMTSNIGSHIIQENFQNFEDSDKEEVMARTKNQLFELLQKTIRPEFLNRIDEVIMFTPLGRDEIADIVKLQFKGLQATLQEMGIHMEASDEALDWLAQLGYDPQYGARPLKRVIQKKILNELSKQILAGKVDKDSKIKLDMFDNQFVFLNE